One genomic segment of Brevibacillus laterosporus LMG 15441 includes these proteins:
- the hisIE gene encoding bifunctional phosphoribosyl-AMP cyclohydrolase/phosphoribosyl-ATP diphosphatase HisIE gives MRENRIIEQLRFDDQGLVPVIIQHALTKEVLTLAYMNKEALEKTYETNETWLWSRSRQELWNKGAKSGNRQKLISISADCDGDTLLLKVLPAGPACHTGSYSCFSRETEVGEIAEGSSENNHFFILKELEALIATRQKEMPVGAYTTYLFEKGIDKILKKVGEEAAEVLLAAKNRNQDELRYEMADLFYHLLVLLREQNLPLEQVLLELQNRQNKNR, from the coding sequence ATGAGAGAGAACCGAATCATAGAGCAGCTGAGATTTGATGATCAAGGTTTAGTGCCTGTGATTATTCAGCATGCTTTGACAAAAGAAGTTCTTACATTGGCATATATGAATAAGGAAGCGCTGGAAAAGACCTATGAAACAAACGAAACATGGCTCTGGAGTCGTTCCAGACAAGAATTATGGAATAAAGGGGCGAAATCAGGGAATCGCCAAAAGCTTATTTCTATTTCCGCAGACTGTGATGGAGATACTTTGTTGTTAAAGGTTTTGCCTGCTGGTCCGGCTTGTCATACCGGGAGCTATTCCTGTTTTTCACGAGAGACCGAAGTAGGTGAGATTGCTGAGGGCAGCAGTGAAAATAACCATTTCTTCATTCTTAAAGAGCTAGAAGCGTTAATTGCTACTCGTCAAAAGGAAATGCCTGTGGGAGCCTACACTACGTATCTTTTTGAAAAAGGAATAGATAAAATTTTGAAAAAAGTGGGGGAAGAAGCAGCAGAAGTTTTACTAGCAGCAAAAAATCGTAATCAAGATGAATTACGTTATGAAATGGCTGACCTGTTTTATCATCTTCTTGTGTTATTACGTGAGCAAAACCTACCGCTCGAACAGGTATTATTAGAATTACAGAATCGACAAAATAAAAATAGATAA
- the hisF gene encoding imidazole glycerol phosphate synthase subunit HisF — protein sequence MLTKRIIPCLDVKEGRVVKGVQFVGLRDAGDPVELAKKYCREGADELVFLDISASHEGRKIMIDVIERTAAHITIPFTVGGGIHSIEDMKRILRAGADKISLNTAAVLHPQLIQEGAAFFGSQCIVVAIDAKQTDSGRWEVFTHGGRNATGLDVLEWAKEAEKLGAGELLLTSMDDDGEKSGFGLELTSVVSTSVGIPVIASGGAGRVEHFLDVLTVGMADAALAASIFHYEETSIPAVKHFLTTKGVPVRYEREPNHRAAEI from the coding sequence ATGTTAACCAAGCGCATTATTCCTTGTTTGGATGTTAAAGAGGGCCGGGTAGTAAAAGGGGTTCAGTTTGTAGGCCTACGAGATGCAGGTGATCCGGTTGAACTCGCGAAAAAATACTGCCGGGAGGGTGCTGATGAGCTGGTGTTTCTGGATATATCAGCCTCTCATGAAGGACGAAAAATAATGATAGATGTTATAGAAAGGACTGCCGCCCATATAACGATTCCTTTTACAGTGGGAGGCGGTATTCATTCTATTGAAGATATGAAACGAATTTTGCGAGCTGGCGCAGACAAGATATCGCTTAATACAGCCGCAGTATTACATCCCCAGCTGATTCAAGAAGGAGCCGCTTTTTTTGGAAGTCAATGTATAGTCGTTGCGATTGATGCGAAGCAAACGGATTCTGGCAGGTGGGAAGTATTTACACATGGTGGTCGAAACGCTACGGGTTTAGATGTGCTGGAGTGGGCTAAGGAAGCGGAGAAGCTAGGCGCTGGTGAGCTTTTGCTTACCTCTATGGACGATGATGGTGAGAAGTCGGGTTTTGGACTCGAATTAACCAGTGTAGTCTCCACTTCGGTAGGAATTCCGGTGATTGCGTCTGGTGGTGCAGGACGTGTAGAACATTTTTTGGATGTACTGACAGTGGGAATGGCAGATGCAGCACTGGCAGCTTCTATCTTTCATTATGAGGAAACGTCTATTCCTGCAGTGAAGCATTTTTTAACAACTAAGGGGGTGCCTGTACGATATGAGAGAGAACCGAATCATAGAGCAGCTGAGATTTGA
- the hisA gene encoding 1-(5-phosphoribosyl)-5-[(5-phosphoribosylamino)methylideneamino]imidazole-4-carboxamide isomerase, with the protein MTFTIYPAIDIRGGKCVRLYQGDFNQETVYGESPYDVAQMWSESGAAWLHVVDLDGAKEGTPVHFELIGEMAKSISVPIQVGGGIRTLHDIEAYMECGIARIILGTAALEDRSFTIEALRRYGSRIAIGLDCRNGYVATRGWLSTTQVQATEIAKHLAELGAELFIYTDIGRDGTLTGPNIEEIVHIGMATGKKVIASGGVGHMNDLLSLINQIECGVEGAIVGKALYTKAISLSEALDKVREATQIC; encoded by the coding sequence ATGACATTCACTATCTATCCTGCTATTGATATACGTGGAGGGAAGTGCGTCCGCTTATATCAAGGGGATTTCAATCAAGAAACAGTATATGGGGAGTCACCTTATGATGTAGCACAAATGTGGTCGGAATCGGGAGCAGCTTGGTTGCATGTGGTGGATTTGGATGGAGCAAAAGAAGGAACCCCTGTACATTTTGAACTGATTGGTGAAATGGCTAAGTCGATATCTGTCCCCATTCAAGTCGGGGGTGGCATTCGTACTTTACACGATATCGAAGCATATATGGAGTGTGGGATCGCAAGAATTATCTTAGGGACAGCGGCTTTAGAGGATCGTAGCTTTACAATAGAGGCATTACGTCGTTACGGTTCGCGTATCGCCATTGGCTTGGATTGCCGAAATGGCTACGTTGCGACCAGAGGATGGCTATCCACAACCCAAGTGCAGGCAACAGAAATAGCTAAACATTTGGCAGAGCTCGGAGCCGAATTATTTATTTATACAGATATCGGGAGGGATGGAACACTTACAGGACCTAATATAGAAGAGATTGTTCACATAGGAATGGCTACTGGCAAAAAAGTCATTGCTTCAGGAGGAGTTGGCCATATGAATGACTTGCTTTCTTTAATCAATCAAATAGAGTGTGGCGTAGAGGGGGCTATTGTTGGCAAGGCACTTTACACGAAAGCTATTTCCCTTTCCGAAGCCTTAGATAAAGTAAGGGAGGCTACACAAATATGTTAA
- the hisH gene encoding imidazole glycerol phosphate synthase subunit HisH — protein MIGIIDYGMGNLFSLRKALERLGAAHEIVSQPEQLNSYSGLLLPGVGAFGDAMRYIRTIGLDQAIREYVQTDRPLLGICLGMQLLFSESEEHGMHKGLDLLPGRAVRFQGDFKIPHMGWNELTLRNREHPLVKGVVDGEYAYFVHSYYVQVQNLVHLLATTDYDHDVAAIVSSGKVTGMQFHPEKSGSTGMTLLANFVQQCKEGLA, from the coding sequence ATGATTGGAATTATCGACTATGGGATGGGAAATTTGTTTAGTTTACGCAAAGCATTGGAACGTTTAGGGGCGGCACATGAGATTGTTAGTCAACCAGAGCAGTTAAATAGCTATAGCGGGTTATTGCTGCCGGGTGTGGGTGCCTTTGGCGATGCCATGAGATATATCCGAACAATCGGCTTAGATCAAGCGATCCGGGAATATGTACAGACAGATCGTCCGCTGTTGGGGATATGCTTAGGAATGCAGCTTTTGTTTAGCGAAAGTGAAGAGCATGGGATGCATAAGGGGTTGGATTTGCTCCCGGGGCGAGCTGTGCGCTTTCAGGGAGATTTTAAAATTCCTCATATGGGCTGGAATGAACTTACGCTAAGAAATCGAGAGCATCCTTTAGTAAAAGGAGTAGTAGATGGAGAGTATGCGTACTTTGTGCATTCTTATTATGTACAGGTACAAAACTTGGTTCATTTGCTTGCAACAACGGATTACGATCATGATGTAGCGGCGATTGTCTCGTCTGGAAAAGTTACCGGTATGCAGTTTCATCCAGAGAAAAGCGGGTCAACAGGCATGACCTTATTAGCTAATTTTGTGCAGCAATGCAAGGAGGGGCTGGCATGA
- the hisB gene encoding imidazoleglycerol-phosphate dehydratase HisB, whose product MEQAMSRTATIKRKTNETNVALQFTVDGNGESKLNTGVPFLSHMLDLFTRHGHFQLQVEAEGDIEIDYHHTVEDIGICLGQAVREALGDKTGINRYGNAFVPMDDALAQVVIDISNRPHLEYRATFPSCQVGQFPTELVHEFLWKFALESRMNVHVILHYGQNTHHMIEGIFKSFGRALDEATQLDPRVKGVPSTKGML is encoded by the coding sequence ATGGAACAGGCTATGAGTAGAACAGCGACTATAAAGCGTAAAACCAATGAGACAAACGTGGCTTTGCAGTTTACAGTGGACGGAAATGGAGAGAGCAAGCTGAATACAGGTGTCCCTTTTTTGTCGCATATGCTTGATTTATTTACACGCCATGGCCATTTTCAATTGCAAGTGGAAGCAGAAGGGGACATCGAGATCGACTATCATCATACGGTTGAGGATATCGGGATTTGTTTAGGTCAGGCCGTACGTGAGGCATTAGGTGATAAAACGGGGATTAATCGCTATGGGAATGCATTTGTCCCTATGGACGATGCGTTGGCCCAGGTGGTGATTGATATAAGTAATCGGCCCCATTTGGAATACCGAGCTACTTTTCCTTCATGTCAGGTTGGACAATTTCCTACCGAGCTGGTGCATGAATTCTTATGGAAATTTGCTTTAGAATCACGGATGAACGTTCATGTCATTTTGCATTATGGTCAAAATACCCATCATATGATTGAAGGAATATTTAAATCATTTGGACGCGCGCTTGATGAAGCTACCCAACTCGATCCACGAGTAAAAGGAGTCCCCTCTACGAAAGGAATGCTATAG
- the hisD gene encoding histidinol dehydrogenase, with protein sequence MLRITNAHKLSIARSIDRGTTEQQCVVREILAAVKESGDKAVRAFTQKYDEVTIEKIRVTEEEFLAAKAHVPIEVRSALQEAADNIRAYHQHQARTSWFMTRESGTMLGQMIRPLQSVGLYVPGGSASYPSSVLMNAIPAQVAGVEKIVMVTPPDREGRIAPAVIVAAEIAGVTEIYKVGGAQAIGALTYGTQTIPAVDKIVGPGNIYVALAKREVFGIVSIDMIAGPSEIVVLADETASPSYIAADLLSQAEHDPLASAILLTTSQKVAEEVAFELERQIMNLPRKKIAEASLRSHGAICVVANLEEGFAVVNRLAPEHLELLVEDAHSHLGKIKNAGAVFLGPYSSEPVGDYFAGPNHVLPTNGTARFSSPLSVDDFIKKMSVISYSKADLVEHGEKIMRLAETEGLTAHAKAIQVRLASVSDKS encoded by the coding sequence ATGCTAAGGATTACAAATGCACACAAGCTTAGTATTGCCCGCAGTATTGACCGTGGCACTACAGAACAGCAATGTGTTGTCCGGGAGATTTTAGCAGCGGTTAAAGAGAGTGGCGATAAAGCAGTTCGTGCCTTTACCCAAAAATATGATGAGGTAACCATCGAAAAGATTCGCGTAACAGAAGAAGAATTCCTAGCTGCCAAGGCTCACGTTCCTATTGAGGTACGGAGCGCTTTGCAAGAAGCGGCCGACAATATTCGTGCATACCATCAGCATCAGGCGCGTACATCCTGGTTTATGACAAGAGAGTCTGGAACTATGCTGGGCCAAATGATTCGGCCTCTACAAAGCGTGGGGCTTTATGTTCCAGGCGGCTCCGCTTCCTATCCCTCCTCTGTTCTCATGAATGCCATTCCAGCACAAGTCGCAGGGGTGGAAAAAATTGTGATGGTCACACCGCCAGATCGAGAAGGGAGGATTGCTCCAGCCGTTATAGTTGCTGCTGAAATTGCTGGTGTGACGGAGATTTATAAGGTAGGTGGAGCCCAAGCAATTGGCGCACTTACGTATGGAACGCAAACGATTCCTGCTGTAGATAAAATTGTTGGACCGGGCAATATCTATGTCGCGCTAGCCAAACGTGAGGTGTTTGGAATAGTCAGCATTGATATGATAGCAGGTCCTAGTGAAATCGTAGTGTTAGCAGATGAAACAGCTTCGCCCAGCTACATTGCTGCCGACCTCCTATCTCAAGCGGAACACGATCCGCTGGCGTCAGCTATCTTACTTACGACCTCACAAAAAGTAGCTGAGGAAGTAGCTTTTGAATTAGAAAGACAAATCATGAACCTGCCAAGAAAAAAGATTGCAGAAGCTTCTCTGCGCTCTCATGGAGCTATCTGTGTTGTGGCTAATTTGGAAGAAGGCTTTGCAGTGGTTAATCGTTTAGCCCCTGAGCATTTAGAGCTACTTGTAGAAGATGCCCACAGTCATTTAGGAAAAATTAAAAATGCTGGAGCTGTGTTTTTAGGCCCATACAGCTCTGAGCCTGTAGGCGATTATTTTGCCGGACCGAATCATGTTTTACCGACAAACGGAACAGCACGTTTTTCTTCTCCTTTGTCGGTTGACGATTTTATTAAAAAAATGAGTGTTATTTCATATAGTAAGGCCGATCTTGTTGAACATGGAGAAAAAATTATGAGACTGGCGGAAACTGAGGGGCTAACGGCTCATGCTAAAGCCATTCAAGTCAGACTGGCTAGTGTTAGCGATAAATCCTGA
- the hisG gene encoding ATP phosphoribosyltransferase — MPKGRIFEESLVFLQESGIVVGENLKDSRKLIIPVPHFQMEFILAKPTDVPTYVEYGVADVGVVGKDVLLEENRDVYELLDLEIGRCRMVVAGLAEYQPTVQPRVATKYPTIASRYFREQGQQVEIIKLNGSVELAPLIGLAERIVDIVSTGQTLRENGLIEMEHICDITTRLIANRSSYRMKSKAVESVAQKFIQAIPKAGVLR; from the coding sequence ATGCCAAAGGGGCGCATATTTGAAGAGTCACTAGTCTTTTTACAAGAATCAGGCATCGTGGTTGGTGAAAATTTGAAAGATTCCCGCAAATTGATCATTCCTGTTCCGCATTTTCAGATGGAATTTATTTTGGCAAAGCCAACTGACGTACCGACTTATGTGGAGTATGGCGTAGCAGATGTTGGTGTGGTAGGCAAAGATGTTTTATTGGAAGAAAACAGGGATGTCTACGAATTACTTGATCTTGAAATTGGCAGATGTCGCATGGTGGTTGCTGGTTTGGCCGAGTATCAGCCAACTGTTCAGCCTAGAGTAGCTACCAAATATCCTACGATTGCATCGCGTTATTTTCGAGAACAAGGTCAGCAGGTCGAGATCATTAAGCTAAATGGTTCTGTCGAATTAGCTCCATTGATCGGGCTTGCAGAACGGATTGTTGATATTGTCTCCACAGGGCAGACGTTACGAGAGAATGGTCTGATAGAGATGGAACATATTTGCGATATAACTACAAGGCTTATTGCCAATCGCTCCAGTTATCGAATGAAAAGTAAGGCTGTAGAAAGCGTTGCCCAAAAATTTATACAGGCCATTCCAAAAGCAGGCGTACTCAGATGA
- a CDS encoding ATP phosphoribosyltransferase regulatory subunit, with translation MATPLVFEKPLGMRDILPEVLQKQRIIERILRQCISRWGYDEIATPALEYFETVGVASATLTDHMFKLLDKQGHTVILRPEVTAPIARVVSSLYKHVPYPIRLFYQANVFRAQEKEAGRPAEFYQTGVELIGDASVDADAEVIVLAISCLQDAGVSAFKLTIGHVDVVTGLLEEIIGDQQERQSLEKCLQHRDYVGYRQLVSSLSVTEKEKERLLFLLQLRGGKEIVREGMQLLRNSKAVEAMQTISTLWDALEAYGVEKHIQLDLTLIGRFDYYTGIVFEGYAAELGSSLLSGGRYDRLLEQFGRPAVATGFALEVDCLLQVANIEAPFSKKRYVVLYKQDQRAEALRYAQKKRDQQNVVITARWSAEAEHAFRNCKHNHIVIWGGEGP, from the coding sequence ATGGCTACACCCTTGGTTTTTGAAAAGCCTTTAGGCATGCGAGATATATTGCCTGAGGTATTACAAAAGCAACGTATAATTGAACGAATTTTGCGTCAATGCATATCGAGGTGGGGGTATGACGAAATTGCCACACCTGCGCTAGAGTACTTTGAAACGGTGGGGGTAGCAAGTGCGACTCTGACCGACCATATGTTCAAGCTGTTAGATAAACAGGGGCATACTGTCATTTTACGTCCCGAGGTAACAGCGCCTATAGCCCGTGTTGTCTCTTCCTTGTATAAGCACGTACCTTATCCTATCCGATTATTTTATCAAGCGAATGTATTTCGTGCGCAAGAGAAAGAAGCTGGCCGTCCTGCTGAATTTTATCAGACAGGAGTAGAGCTTATCGGGGATGCTAGTGTAGATGCGGATGCTGAAGTAATTGTTTTAGCGATTTCATGCTTGCAGGATGCTGGAGTATCTGCCTTTAAACTAACAATTGGTCATGTAGACGTGGTAACTGGCTTGTTAGAAGAAATCATAGGTGATCAGCAGGAGAGACAAAGCTTGGAGAAATGCCTTCAGCATAGAGATTATGTAGGGTATCGTCAACTCGTGAGTAGTCTATCTGTCACAGAGAAAGAAAAAGAGAGGCTGCTTTTCCTGCTTCAATTGCGTGGCGGTAAAGAGATCGTTAGGGAAGGCATGCAGCTCTTGCGAAATTCAAAAGCGGTGGAAGCTATGCAAACCATCTCAACATTGTGGGATGCGTTGGAGGCTTATGGTGTAGAGAAGCATATCCAATTAGACTTAACGCTCATTGGACGATTTGATTATTATACAGGCATTGTTTTTGAAGGATATGCAGCAGAACTGGGTTCGTCCTTGTTAAGCGGCGGCCGATATGATCGGTTGTTAGAGCAATTTGGTCGTCCAGCAGTAGCCACAGGTTTTGCACTCGAAGTTGATTGTTTATTACAGGTAGCAAATATAGAAGCCCCATTTTCTAAAAAACGATATGTCGTTTTATATAAGCAGGACCAACGAGCAGAAGCACTTCGCTATGCACAGAAAAAACGTGATCAACAAAATGTCGTTATTACAGCAAGATGGTCAGCAGAGGCAGAGCATGCTTTTAGAAATTGCAAACACAATCATATTGTTATCTGGGGAGGCGAGGGACCGTGA
- a CDS encoding acyltransferase: MRNTKRYPVAGGVNPLWHMYKTVSFWKVCRNFVVIQLARYCPFVFVKNWMYRTFLGIKVGDQSAVALMVMMDIMYPELITIGRNCVIGYNTTILAHEYLVDEYRLGEVMIGDRVLIGANTTILPGVAIGDNAVVAAGSVVHRDVPAGAFVGGNPLQTIRQ, from the coding sequence ATGCGTAACACCAAACGATATCCCGTAGCGGGAGGAGTCAATCCGCTTTGGCATATGTATAAAACCGTGAGTTTTTGGAAGGTTTGTAGAAACTTTGTTGTTATCCAACTGGCGCGTTATTGTCCGTTTGTGTTTGTGAAGAATTGGATGTATCGTACCTTTCTGGGAATCAAGGTAGGCGATCAATCTGCTGTAGCATTGATGGTTATGATGGATATTATGTATCCTGAACTCATTACGATTGGACGAAATTGCGTAATTGGCTATAATACTACTATTTTAGCCCATGAATATTTAGTGGACGAGTATCGCCTTGGGGAAGTTATGATTGGCGATCGTGTTTTAATTGGGGCCAATACCACAATTTTGCCTGGAGTAGCCATTGGTGATAATGCCGTGGTTGCAGCAGGCAGTGTTGTTCACCGCGATGTACCAGCAGGAGCATTTGTGGGTGGAAATCCGCTACAAACCATTCGACAGTAA
- the hprK gene encoding HPr(Ser) kinase/phosphatase, whose amino-acid sequence MVNVSHLVEHFQLKIVSGEQGLSRPISVTDLSRPGLQLAGYKSHYPGERIQILGMTEMEFLHTLPNETIVDRLSFLMSEETPCLCVARNLELPQEVLDVSNSRGVPVIQSPLPTTSLVSKLTNYLEDRLAPTATIHGVLTDVYGVGVFILGASGIGKSETALELVKRGHRLVADDAVEIRQTQEGHLTGMAPDLIQHLLEIRGVGIINVMTMFGAGAVRNTKNIDMVVKLELWDQHKHYERLGLDEEKMKVMDTDVPVITVPVRPGRNLAVIIEVAAMNYRLKRMGYNAAVHFSKRLTDTIEDHDSFI is encoded by the coding sequence ATGGTAAATGTCAGTCATCTTGTCGAACATTTTCAACTGAAAATAGTAAGTGGCGAACAGGGATTAAGTCGCCCGATCAGCGTTACTGATTTAAGTCGGCCTGGATTACAGCTAGCGGGATATAAATCCCATTATCCTGGAGAACGCATCCAAATTCTCGGAATGACTGAAATGGAATTTTTACATACATTGCCTAATGAAACCATAGTGGATAGACTCAGCTTTTTAATGAGTGAGGAGACACCTTGCTTATGTGTAGCGCGTAATTTGGAATTGCCACAAGAAGTGCTAGACGTATCTAACAGCAGAGGGGTGCCGGTCATTCAATCTCCTTTACCAACGACCAGCTTGGTTAGTAAGCTGACAAATTATCTGGAGGATCGTCTCGCGCCAACAGCTACGATTCATGGGGTTCTTACGGATGTATACGGAGTGGGTGTCTTTATCCTTGGTGCTAGTGGAATCGGGAAAAGTGAGACAGCACTGGAACTGGTAAAGCGTGGTCATCGTCTTGTAGCCGATGACGCTGTAGAAATTCGTCAAACCCAAGAAGGTCACTTAACAGGGATGGCCCCTGATTTAATTCAACATTTATTGGAAATCCGCGGAGTAGGTATTATCAATGTAATGACGATGTTTGGTGCAGGAGCTGTACGTAATACGAAAAACATTGATATGGTCGTGAAGCTAGAGCTGTGGGATCAGCATAAGCACTACGAGCGTTTAGGACTAGATGAAGAAAAAATGAAAGTAATGGATACTGATGTGCCAGTCATTACTGTCCCTGTTCGTCCAGGGCGAAATTTAGCCGTCATTATCGAGGTAGCTGCTATGAACTACCGCCTAAAACGCATGGGCTACAATGCTGCCGTACATTTCTCCAAGCGTTTGACAGATACAATTGAAGATCATGATTCATTTATCTAA